Proteins from a single region of Sphingomonas morindae:
- a CDS encoding GGDEF domain-containing protein codes for MSAAAIVLISLASTTLLVALAMMIAWRRFGHARAALLWSIAFGAGSAHHAASLARVLLMPRGALFTLLSTELACASFALIAWGFLHRAGSRLRPLMIAWGAIALVLIVLFAGGGAYALSLLRLVTAGFEGSMLLVAARALHRSTARHRTAGRAATLMLVLYAVYAVSLAVVGGFTAPGGGVELSHYHVLVMLGVPIGMIGTGLFCLLLIAEDLAERLRHLAHIDPLTQILNRRGIEQAAAPLRAAPGGFAVVLADLDRFKAINDRFGHGRGDDLLCRLARYLETMVDGAGLVGRLGGEEFLVLLPRHDEERAGAVAERLRAGIGGALGDLAAPLPISASFGVAVAAAGRSGETLAMLIARADAALYHSKLNGRDQVSLAPPPGFPSAGDRGTEAHAPHDIAARTRRAYRT; via the coding sequence ATGAGTGCGGCGGCGATTGTCCTGATCAGCCTGGCCTCGACAACGCTTCTGGTGGCGTTGGCGATGATGATCGCATGGCGTCGCTTCGGCCATGCGCGCGCCGCCTTGCTGTGGAGCATCGCCTTCGGCGCCGGCTCGGCCCATCATGCCGCCAGCCTCGCGCGGGTTCTGCTCATGCCGCGCGGCGCGCTCTTCACCCTGCTCTCGACCGAACTCGCCTGCGCCAGCTTCGCGCTGATCGCCTGGGGCTTCCTGCACCGTGCCGGCAGCCGGCTGCGGCCGCTGATGATCGCCTGGGGCGCGATAGCGCTGGTGCTGATCGTGCTGTTCGCGGGGGGCGGCGCCTATGCGCTGTCGCTGCTGCGGCTCGTCACCGCCGGGTTCGAGGGAAGCATGCTGCTCGTCGCCGCGCGCGCGCTCCATCGCAGCACTGCCCGCCACCGCACCGCCGGGCGCGCGGCGACGCTGATGCTCGTGCTCTACGCCGTCTATGCGGTCAGCCTGGCCGTGGTCGGCGGCTTCACCGCGCCGGGCGGCGGGGTCGAGCTCAGCCATTATCATGTGCTGGTCATGCTGGGCGTGCCGATCGGCATGATCGGGACCGGCCTGTTCTGCCTGCTGCTGATCGCCGAGGATCTCGCCGAGCGGCTGCGCCATCTCGCCCATATCGATCCGCTCACCCAGATTCTCAACCGGCGCGGCATCGAGCAGGCCGCCGCGCCGCTGCGCGCCGCCCCGGGCGGCTTCGCCGTGGTGCTGGCCGATCTCGATCGGTTCAAGGCGATCAACGATCGGTTCGGCCATGGCCGGGGCGACGATCTGCTGTGCCGCCTCGCCCGCTATCTCGAAACCATGGTGGATGGCGCGGGGCTGGTCGGCCGGCTCGGCGGCGAGGAGTTTCTGGTGCTGCTGCCGCGCCATGACGAGGAACGCGCGGGCGCCGTGGCGGAACGGCTGCGGGCGGGGATTGGCGGCGCGCTCGGCGATCTCGCCGCGCCGCTGCCGATCAGCGCCAGTTTCGGCGTCGCGGTTGCCGCCGCCGGCCGCTCGGGCGAGACGCTGGCGATGCTGATCGCGCGCGCCGATGCCGCGCTCTACCACAGCAAGCTCAATGGCCGCGACCAGGTGAGCCTCGCGCCGCCGCCCGGCTTCCCTTCCGCCGGCGACCGTGGCACCGAGGCGCATGCGCCACATGACATCGCCGCGCGGACCCGCCGCGCCTACCGGACCTGA
- a CDS encoding alpha/beta fold hydrolase, producing the protein MAQSDLPIQNFTAPDGTRLAWRETGTGHPLVLIHGLFSNAFVNWIRPGYAEALAARGFRVILPDLRGHGESEAPHAPDRYPPDILARDGLALLDHLGLAPGGYDLGGYSLGGRTTLRMLVLGARPRRAVLAGMGLQGIESTGTRSDHFRNVLSNMGRHPRGSAEWFAEAFLRTTGGDPEAMLPLLGSFVDTPRAVLATLATPSLVVAGVDDHDNGSAADLAAALPDARFVSVPGNHMSAVVNRALGEAIGDFLAADRP; encoded by the coding sequence GTGGCCCAATCCGATCTTCCGATCCAGAATTTCACCGCGCCCGACGGCACCCGCCTGGCCTGGCGCGAGACCGGGACGGGGCATCCGCTGGTGCTGATCCACGGCCTCTTCTCCAACGCCTTCGTCAACTGGATCCGGCCGGGCTATGCCGAGGCGCTGGCGGCGCGCGGTTTCCGCGTGATCCTGCCCGATCTGCGCGGCCATGGCGAAAGCGAGGCGCCGCACGCGCCGGATCGCTACCCGCCCGACATTCTCGCGCGCGACGGGCTGGCGTTGCTCGACCATCTTGGGCTGGCGCCGGGCGGCTATGATCTGGGCGGCTATTCGCTGGGCGGACGCACCACGCTGCGGATGCTGGTGCTCGGCGCGCGGCCGCGTCGCGCGGTGCTGGCGGGCATGGGGCTGCAGGGGATCGAATCCACCGGCACGCGCTCCGACCATTTCCGCAACGTGCTCTCCAACATGGGCCGGCATCCGCGCGGCAGCGCCGAATGGTTCGCCGAGGCCTTTCTCCGCACCACCGGGGGCGATCCCGAGGCAATGCTGCCGCTGCTGGGGAGCTTTGTCGACACGCCGCGCGCGGTGCTGGCGACGCTCGCCACGCCGAGCCTGGTGGTGGCCGGAGTGGACGATCACGACAATGGCTCGGCCGCCGATCTCGCGGCGGCACTGCCCGACGCGCGCTTCGTCAGCGTGCCCGGCAACCATATGAGCGCGGTGGTGAACCGGGCGCTGGGCGAGGCGATCGGCGATTTTCTCGCGGCGGATCGTCCTTAG
- a CDS encoding MgtC/SapB family protein: protein MRFLETFHSAAFLDSLMSYASAFALGTLIGAERQYRQRTAGLRTNALVALGAAAFVDLAQRIAGDAEAVRVIAYVVSGIGFLGAGVIMKEGMNVRGLNTAATLWCSGAVGAAAGTDMAAEAALLTFFVIAGNTVLRPLVNAINRIPVRGATVEATYRVSLTSDAQHADRVRDLLVERLEGARYPVADVVLTPRGAQEVELVATLVSTAIDEAELDRATDALLAELGVRHATWEAQTQD from the coding sequence ATGCGATTCCTCGAGACCTTCCACAGCGCGGCCTTTCTGGATTCGCTGATGAGCTATGCCAGCGCCTTCGCGCTCGGCACGCTGATCGGCGCCGAACGCCAATATCGCCAGCGCACCGCCGGGCTGCGCACCAATGCGCTGGTGGCGCTGGGCGCGGCGGCCTTTGTCGATCTCGCCCAGCGCATCGCGGGCGATGCCGAGGCGGTGCGCGTGATCGCCTATGTCGTGTCCGGCATCGGCTTTCTCGGCGCCGGCGTGATCATGAAGGAAGGCATGAACGTGCGCGGCCTCAACACCGCCGCGACGCTGTGGTGCTCGGGCGCGGTGGGCGCGGCGGCGGGCACCGACATGGCCGCCGAAGCCGCGCTGCTGACCTTCTTCGTCATCGCCGGCAATACGGTGCTGCGGCCGCTGGTGAATGCGATCAACCGCATCCCCGTGCGCGGCGCGACGGTGGAGGCGACCTATCGCGTCTCGCTCACCAGCGACGCCCAGCATGCCGATCGCGTGCGCGATCTGCTGGTCGAGCGTCTGGAGGGCGCGCGCTACCCGGTCGCCGATGTCGTGCTCACGCCGCGCGGGGCGCAGGAGGTGGAGTTGGTGGCGACGCTCGTCTCCACCGCGATCGACGAGGCCGAGCTGGACCGCGCCACCGATGCGCTGCTCGCCGAGCTGGGCGTGCGCCACGCCACCTGGGAGGCGCAGACCCAGGACTGA
- a CDS encoding aspartate-semialdehyde dehydrogenase, which translates to MGYRVVVAGATGNVGREMLAILAEREFPIDEIAVLASSRSTGDQVEFGDTGRMLTIKNIEHFDWTGWDMALFAIGSEATKKYAPIAAAAGCTVIDNSSLYRMDPDVPLIVPEVNPQDIDQYRRKNIIANPNCSTAQMVVALKPLHDRATIKRVVVSTYQSVSGAGKAGMDELFEQSRNIFVGDAAEPKKFTKQIAFNVIPHIDSFLDDGFTKEEWKMVVETKKILDPKVKVVATCVRVPVFVGHSEAISIEFEQEISAEEAQAILREAPGIMLVDKREDGGYTTPVECVGDFATYVSRVREDPTVDNGLVLWCVSDNLRKGAALNAVQIAELLGRRHLKKAA; encoded by the coding sequence ATGGGGTATCGGGTCGTCGTGGCGGGGGCCACCGGCAATGTTGGGCGCGAGATGCTCGCGATCCTGGCCGAGCGGGAATTCCCGATCGACGAGATCGCGGTGCTCGCCTCCTCGCGCTCGACCGGCGACCAGGTCGAGTTCGGCGATACGGGCCGGATGCTGACGATCAAGAATATCGAGCATTTCGACTGGACGGGCTGGGATATGGCGCTGTTCGCCATAGGCTCCGAGGCGACGAAGAAATATGCGCCGATCGCCGCCGCCGCCGGCTGCACCGTCATCGACAACAGCTCGCTCTACCGCATGGATCCGGACGTGCCGCTGATCGTGCCCGAGGTAAACCCGCAGGATATCGACCAGTATCGCCGCAAGAACATCATCGCCAATCCCAATTGCTCCACCGCGCAGATGGTGGTGGCGCTGAAGCCGCTGCACGACCGCGCGACGATCAAGCGGGTGGTGGTGTCCACCTACCAGTCGGTGTCCGGCGCGGGCAAGGCGGGGATGGACGAATTGTTCGAGCAGAGCCGCAACATCTTCGTCGGCGATGCCGCCGAGCCCAAGAAGTTCACCAAGCAGATCGCCTTCAACGTCATTCCCCATATCGACAGCTTCCTTGATGACGGCTTCACCAAGGAAGAGTGGAAGATGGTGGTGGAGACCAAGAAGATCCTCGATCCCAAGGTGAAGGTCGTCGCCACCTGCGTGCGGGTGCCGGTGTTCGTGGGCCATTCCGAGGCGATCTCGATCGAGTTCGAGCAGGAGATTTCGGCCGAGGAGGCGCAGGCGATCCTGCGCGAGGCGCCCGGCATCATGCTGGTCGATAAGCGCGAGGATGGCGGCTACACCACGCCGGTCGAGTGCGTCGGCGATTTCGCCACCTATGTCAGCCGCGTCCGCGAGGATCCCACGGTCGATAACGGGCTCGTGCTGTGGTGCGTGTCGGACAATCTCCGCAAGGGCGCGGCGCTCAACGCGGTGCAGATCGCCGAGCTGCTCGGCCGCCGCCACCTGAAGAAGGCGGCCTGA
- a CDS encoding dihydroorotase has protein sequence MAESFDLILRNGTVWTPSGPAETDVAVRDGRIVALGGGFSGAETIDCTGLDVLPGVIDSQVHFREPGLEHKEDLESGSRAAVLGGVTAVFEMPNTKPNTDSAEALAHKLARARDRMWCDHAFYVGATAANATELGALERLDGAAGIKVFMGASTGDLLVSDDAELARVLAHGTRRVAIHAEDEARMQARLDERVPGDPASHPVWRDDESALLATRRIVRLAREAGRRIHVLHVTTPAELEFLGQNKDIATCEVTPQHLTLAGEDAYPRLGTYAQMNPPIRSGAHRDGLWHWLRQGVPDVIGSDHAPHTVAEKAQAYPASPSGMPGVQTLVPLMLDHVAAGRLTMQRFIDLTSAGPQRIFGLVTKGRIVPGYDADFTIVDRAHRWTVEESWLASRAGWSPFTGMTLTGKALGTIVRGHRVMWEGELAAQAHGRPVRFEATYRPR, from the coding sequence ATGGCCGAAAGCTTCGATCTGATCCTCCGCAACGGCACGGTCTGGACGCCGTCCGGCCCCGCCGAAACCGATGTCGCGGTGCGCGACGGCCGGATCGTCGCGCTGGGCGGCGGCTTCAGCGGCGCCGAGACGATCGATTGCACGGGCCTGGATGTGCTGCCGGGGGTGATCGACAGCCAGGTCCATTTCCGCGAACCGGGGCTGGAACATAAGGAAGATCTCGAATCAGGCAGCCGCGCCGCCGTGCTGGGCGGGGTGACCGCCGTGTTCGAGATGCCCAACACCAAGCCCAACACCGATTCGGCGGAGGCGCTGGCGCACAAGCTGGCGCGGGCGCGCGATCGCATGTGGTGCGACCACGCCTTCTACGTCGGCGCCACCGCCGCCAACGCCACCGAACTCGGCGCGCTGGAGCGTCTGGACGGCGCGGCCGGGATCAAGGTGTTCATGGGCGCCTCGACCGGCGATCTGCTGGTGTCCGACGATGCCGAGCTGGCGCGCGTGCTGGCGCATGGCACGCGCCGCGTCGCCATCCACGCCGAGGATGAGGCGCGCATGCAGGCGCGGCTCGACGAGCGGGTGCCCGGCGATCCCGCCAGCCATCCCGTCTGGCGCGACGATGAGAGCGCGCTGCTCGCCACGCGCCGCATCGTGCGGCTCGCGCGCGAGGCCGGGCGGCGCATCCACGTGCTCCACGTCACCACCCCGGCCGAGCTGGAATTTCTCGGCCAGAACAAGGATATCGCCACCTGCGAGGTGACGCCGCAGCATCTCACCCTGGCCGGCGAGGATGCCTATCCCCGGCTCGGCACCTATGCTCAGATGAACCCGCCGATCCGCTCCGGCGCGCACCGCGACGGGCTGTGGCACTGGCTGCGCCAGGGCGTGCCCGATGTGATCGGCTCGGATCATGCGCCGCACACGGTGGCGGAAAAGGCGCAGGCCTATCCCGCCTCGCCCTCGGGCATGCCGGGCGTGCAGACGCTGGTGCCGCTGATGCTCGATCATGTCGCCGCCGGACGGCTGACGATGCAGCGCTTCATCGATCTCACCTCGGCGGGTCCGCAGCGCATCTTCGGGCTCGTCACCAAGGGCCGGATCGTGCCCGGCTATGACGCCGATTTCACCATCGTCGATCGCGCGCATCGCTGGACGGTGGAGGAGAGCTGGCTCGCCAGCCGCGCGGGCTGGTCGCCCTTCACCGGCATGACGCTGACGGGCAAGGCGCTGGGCACGATCGTGCGCGGCCATCGGGTGATGTGGGAAGGCGAGCTTGCCGCCCAGGCGCATGGCCGGCCGGTGCGCTTCGAGGCCACCTATCGTCCGCGCTGA
- the ygfZ gene encoding CAF17-like 4Fe-4S cluster assembly/insertion protein YgfZ produces the protein MTTATPLAATQLCDRALIRLSGDDVRGFLQGLVTNDVRALEAGPVAAGLLSAQGKALFDFLLWADGADVLIDCEATQAEALTRRLTLYRLRRALTIAPEPGLAVHWSAAPDGPGQPDPRLAALGRRWLAAPGGAPADAAWRAHRLGLGVTEGVAELGQDKTLWLETNAGALNGVSFTKGCYVGQENTARMNWRQKVNRRLVVVACGEDPGEAARIWYPALGQAVALVRVEQIATGIGWGRIVMPDWLAAALAEPAA, from the coding sequence ATGACCACCGCCACCCCGCTCGCCGCCACCCAGCTTTGCGATCGCGCCCTGATCCGCCTCTCGGGCGATGATGTGCGCGGCTTTCTCCAGGGGCTTGTCACCAACGATGTGCGCGCGCTGGAGGCCGGGCCGGTCGCGGCGGGGCTGCTCAGCGCGCAGGGCAAGGCGCTGTTCGATTTCCTGCTCTGGGCCGATGGCGCGGATGTGCTGATCGATTGCGAGGCGACGCAGGCCGAAGCGCTGACGCGGCGGCTGACGCTCTACCGGCTGCGCCGCGCGCTCACCATCGCGCCCGAGCCCGGGCTCGCGGTGCATTGGTCCGCCGCCCCCGATGGCCCGGGCCAGCCCGATCCGCGCCTCGCCGCGCTCGGCCGGCGCTGGCTCGCCGCCCCCGGCGGCGCGCCGGCGGATGCGGCGTGGCGCGCACACCGGCTCGGCCTCGGCGTCACCGAGGGCGTGGCCGAACTCGGCCAGGACAAGACCCTGTGGCTGGAAACCAATGCCGGCGCGCTGAACGGGGTGAGCTTCACCAAGGGCTGCTATGTCGGCCAGGAAAACACCGCCCGCATGAACTGGCGGCAGAAGGTGAACCGCCGGCTGGTGGTGGTGGCGTGCGGCGAGGATCCCGGCGAGGCGGCGCGCATCTGGTACCCCGCGCTCGGCCAGGCGGTGGCGCTGGTGCGGGTGGAACAGATCGCCACGGGGATCGGCTGGGGCCGCATCGTCATGCCCGATTGGCTCGCCGCCGCGCTGGCCGAACCGGCGGCCTGA
- the acnA gene encoding aconitate hydratase AcnA — protein MTAIGQDSLATRDTLDVGGKSYAYYSIAKAAAKLGDVSRLPFSMKVLLENLLRFEDGKTVTAEDVQAIVDWQTDRTSEREIQYRPARVLMQDFTGVPCVVDLAAMRDAMNALGADAAKINPLVPVHLVIDHSVMVDEFGTPQAFEDNVALEYERNAERYEFLKWGSKALDKFKVVPPGTGICHQVNLEHIAQAVWTSEDDQGVTIAYPDTCVGTDSHTTMVNGLGVLGWGVGGIEAEAAMLGQPVSMLIPEVVGFKFTGALREGITATDLVLTCTQMLRARGVVGRFVEYFGPGLAGLSLADRATLANMAPEYGATCGFFGIDDKTLDYMRLTGRDEAQIALVEAYAKAQGLWLDPNAPEPVFTDTLELDLASVEPSLAGPKRPQDKVLLSAVDDVFNADLAKVYKHEGTKRVPVDGSGHDIGDGDVVIAAITSCTNTSNPSVLVAAGLVARKAHEKGLKPKPWVKTSLAPGSQVVTDYLEKSGLQKDLDAIGFNLVGYGCTTCIGNSGPLAEPISKAINGNDIVAASVLSGNRNFEGRVSPDVRANFLASPPLVVAYALKGTVTEDFLTTPIGQARDGSDVFLKDIWPSNEEVRALIDANIDRAMFATRYASVFAGDARWQAIEVTGSDTYSWSPTSTYVANPPYFEGMDMAPTPVTDIVDARPLAIFADSITTDHISPAGSIKADSPAGRYLTEHQVARKDFNSYGSRRGNHEVMMRGTFANIRIKNEMVPGIEGGMTKHVPTGEVEAIYDAAMRYKAEGTPLVVIAGKEYGTGSSRDWAAKGTTLLGVRAVITESFERIHRSNLVGMGVLPLQFVDGVDRKTLNLDGSETFTITGVAALRPRQMVEVQLTRADGSTETFQTRCRIDTVNELDYFLNGGILPYVLRKLAA, from the coding sequence ATGACCGCGATCGGACAGGACAGCCTAGCCACCCGGGACACGCTTGATGTGGGTGGCAAGAGCTACGCCTATTATTCGATCGCCAAGGCGGCCGCCAAGCTCGGCGACGTGTCGCGTCTGCCCTTCTCGATGAAGGTGCTGCTCGAGAATCTGCTGCGCTTCGAGGACGGCAAGACCGTGACCGCCGAGGATGTGCAGGCGATCGTCGACTGGCAGACCGATCGCACCTCGGAGCGCGAGATCCAGTATCGCCCGGCGCGCGTGCTGATGCAGGATTTCACCGGCGTGCCCTGCGTGGTGGATCTCGCCGCGATGCGCGACGCGATGAACGCGCTCGGCGCCGACGCCGCCAAGATCAACCCGCTGGTGCCGGTGCATCTGGTGATCGACCATTCGGTGATGGTGGACGAGTTCGGCACGCCGCAGGCCTTCGAGGACAATGTCGCGCTCGAATATGAGCGCAACGCCGAGCGCTACGAGTTCCTGAAATGGGGGTCCAAGGCGCTCGACAAGTTCAAGGTCGTGCCGCCCGGCACCGGCATCTGCCACCAGGTGAATCTGGAGCATATCGCCCAGGCGGTGTGGACCAGCGAGGATGACCAGGGCGTCACCATCGCCTATCCGGATACCTGTGTCGGCACCGACAGCCACACCACCATGGTCAACGGCCTGGGCGTGCTGGGCTGGGGCGTGGGCGGCATCGAGGCCGAGGCGGCGATGCTGGGCCAGCCCGTTTCGATGCTCATCCCCGAGGTGGTGGGCTTCAAGTTCACCGGGGCGCTGCGCGAGGGCATCACCGCCACCGATCTGGTGCTGACCTGCACCCAGATGCTGCGCGCGCGCGGCGTGGTGGGCCGCTTCGTCGAATATTTCGGCCCGGGCCTGGCGGGCCTCTCGCTCGCCGATCGCGCCACGCTGGCCAATATGGCGCCCGAATATGGCGCCACCTGCGGCTTTTTCGGCATCGACGACAAGACGCTCGATTATATGCGCCTGACCGGGCGCGACGAGGCGCAGATCGCGCTCGTCGAGGCCTATGCCAAGGCGCAGGGCCTGTGGCTCGATCCGAACGCGCCCGAGCCCGTGTTCACCGATACGCTCGAACTCGATCTCGCCTCGGTGGAGCCCTCGCTGGCCGGCCCCAAGCGCCCGCAGGACAAGGTTCTGCTGAGCGCGGTGGACGATGTGTTCAACGCCGATCTCGCCAAGGTGTACAAGCATGAGGGCACCAAGCGCGTGCCCGTGGACGGCAGCGGCCATGATATCGGCGATGGCGATGTGGTGATCGCCGCCATCACCAGCTGCACCAACACCTCCAACCCCTCGGTGCTGGTGGCCGCCGGACTGGTCGCCCGCAAGGCGCACGAAAAGGGCCTGAAGCCCAAGCCCTGGGTCAAGACCAGCCTCGCGCCGGGCAGCCAGGTGGTCACGGACTATCTGGAAAAATCGGGCCTCCAGAAAGATCTGGATGCGATCGGCTTCAACCTGGTGGGCTATGGCTGCACCACCTGCATCGGCAATAGCGGTCCGCTCGCCGAGCCGATCTCCAAGGCGATCAACGGCAACGACATCGTCGCCGCCTCGGTGCTCTCGGGCAACCGCAATTTCGAGGGCCGCGTGTCGCCGGACGTGCGCGCCAATTTCCTCGCCTCGCCGCCGCTGGTCGTCGCCTATGCGCTGAAGGGCACGGTGACGGAGGATTTCCTCACCACCCCGATCGGCCAGGCGCGCGACGGCAGCGACGTGTTCCTCAAGGACATCTGGCCGAGCAACGAGGAAGTGCGCGCGCTCATCGACGCCAATATCGATCGCGCCATGTTCGCCACGCGCTACGCCTCCGTGTTCGCGGGCGACGCGCGCTGGCAGGCGATCGAGGTGACCGGTTCGGACACCTATAGCTGGAGCCCGACCTCCACCTATGTCGCCAACCCGCCCTATTTCGAGGGCATGGACATGGCGCCGACGCCGGTGACGGACATTGTTGACGCGCGGCCGCTCGCCATTTTCGCGGACTCGATCACCACCGATCACATCTCGCCGGCCGGCTCGATCAAGGCCGACAGCCCGGCCGGCCGCTACCTCACCGAGCATCAGGTCGCCCGCAAGGATTTCAACTCCTACGGCTCGCGGCGCGGCAATCATGAGGTGATGATGCGCGGCACCTTCGCCAATATCCGCATCAAGAACGAGATGGTGCCCGGCATCGAAGGCGGCATGACCAAGCATGTGCCGACCGGCGAGGTCGAGGCCATCTACGATGCCGCGATGCGCTACAAGGCGGAGGGCACGCCGCTGGTGGTGATCGCCGGCAAGGAATATGGCACCGGCTCCTCGCGCGACTGGGCGGCCAAGGGCACCACGCTGCTCGGCGTGCGCGCGGTCATCACCGAGAGCTTCGAGCGCATCCACCGCTCGAACCTGGTCGGCATGGGCGTGCTGCCGCTCCAGTTCGTCGACGGCGTCGATCGCAAGACGCTCAACCTCGACGGCAGCGAGACCTTCACCATCACCGGCGTCGCGGCGCTGCGCCCGCGCCAGATGGTCGAGGTGCAGCTGACCCGCGCCGATGGCAGCACCGAGACCTTCCAGACGCGCTGCCGGATCGATACCGTCAACGAGCTGGACTATTTCCTGAACGGCGGCATTCTGCCCTATGTTCTGCGGAAGCTCGCCGCCTGA
- a CDS encoding DUF3297 family protein gives MTDTPPDRLSVNPRSPYHDAEALARGVGIRLNGVEKTTVEEYCVSEGWVRVAAGRSLDRKGNPMTLKLQGKVEPYFERPAAGAEAAPEAPASAAAPAAPAADE, from the coding sequence ATGACCGACACGCCCCCCGATCGCCTCTCCGTCAATCCGCGCAGCCCCTATCATGATGCCGAGGCGCTCGCGCGGGGCGTCGGCATCCGCCTCAACGGCGTCGAGAAGACGACGGTCGAGGAATATTGCGTCAGCGAAGGCTGGGTACGCGTCGCCGCCGGCCGCTCGCTCGATCGCAAGGGCAATCCGATGACGCTCAAGCTGCAGGGCAAGGTCGAGCCCTATTTCGAGCGGCCCGCCGCCGGCGCCGAGGCGGCGCCCGAGGCCCCCGCGTCCGCCGCCGCCCCCGCCGCCCCCGCCGCCGACGAATAG